In Fundulus heteroclitus isolate FHET01 unplaced genomic scaffold, MU-UCD_Fhet_4.1 scaffold_39, whole genome shotgun sequence, the following are encoded in one genomic region:
- the LOC118560145 gene encoding uncharacterized protein LOC118560145 isoform X1 produces the protein MAFLSFITKGQPILQNWTFLPNMSRIYQWPEHLQNGGKAENTVKTYLVNLSQFMGYFRDTPPTSSRVPKREVFAVIRAISECIASLGPRVVMRQIRVKKNKLSRTISKDQLRLCKVLARRRIPELLDELSEDPNPEARRRYFGYLSVYLASLYGHRTGVLKNMTVSEVDEAQKEATVGQAGFVINVKEHKTNRAFAPHSST, from the exons ATGGCTTTCCTTTCGTTTATAACCAAGGGCCAGCCAATCCTCCAGAATTGGACTTTCCTTCCCAATATGTCCAGGATATACCA GTGGCCAGAGCATCTGCAGAATGGTGGAAAAGCGGAGAACACAGTGAAGACCTACCTGGTGAATTTGTCCCAGTTCATGGGCTACTTCAGGGACACTCCTCCAACTTCGTCAAGAGTTCCAAAAAGAGAAGTGTTTGCCGTGATTCGTGCTATCTCAGAGTGTATTGCAAGCCTGGGTCCACGTGTTGTCATGCGTCAGATAcgtgtaaagaaaaataagttgagCAGAACCATCTCCAAGGACCAACTTCGCCTCTGCAAAGTCCTGGCCAGGAGACGCATCCCTGAACTTCTTG atgaACTGTCTGAGGACCCCAACCCGGAGGCGCGCAGGAGATATTTTGGGTACCTCAGTGTTTACCTAGCAAGCCTATATGGACACCGCACCGGTGTTCTAAAGAATATGACGGTCTCCGAGGTTGATGAAGCCCAGAAGGAAGCCACAGTCGGGCAAGCGGGCTTTGTGATCAAT GTGAAGGAACACAAAACCAACCGTGCGTTTGCCCCGCACAGCTCTACTTAA
- the LOC118560145 gene encoding sialidase-like isoform X2 — MIIRQKLNPPTDLLLFTENFTKIEKLIVPMQAAWLDMGFPGRPTFTDFRTSIATYARNTLSPSDRINISKTMCHDTRTADKFNALHRTASELARIRQNFEAAVKPPRTTVHDTAEPSLLSMSESSGDGLEEEADCAPPTPPAGPSPGAVPSSPTSSQATGSTSPDHASESDVDYTVDSESDHTSESESDHTVDSESDHTVESESDHTSESESDHTSESESDHTSEYTSESDPSYEPCRGTQQPRRKRPLFTYTLRNRQPGCSQSARVLRSRKTVKKIIKK, encoded by the exons ATGATCAtcagacagaaactaaaccCACCCACAGACCTTCTTCTCTTCACCGAAAACTTCACAAAAATCGAGAAACTCATCGTGCCGATGCAAGCCGCCTGGCTTGACATGGGTTTTCCTGGGCGTCCCACATTCACAGACTTCCGAACATCAATAGCCACATAC GCAAGGAATACTTTGTCACCAAGTGACCGGATCAACATTTCAAAGACCATGTGTCATGACACGCGGACAGCAGACAAATTCAACGCGCTCCACCGCACCGCGTCAGAGCTGGCTCGGATCCGTCAGAATTTCGAGGCAGCCGTCAAGCCACCACGTACGACAGTACATGACACCGCCGAACCTTCCCTCCTCTCCATGTCAGAATCATCAGGTGATGGTCTTGAGGAGGAAGCGGACTGCGCGCCTCCCACCCCGCCTGCCGGTCCTTCGCCCGGTGCTGTGCCGTCCTCACCAACATCCAGTCAGGCCACTGGATCAACAAGCCCTGATCACGCTTCTGAGAGCGACGTTGACTACACTGTTGACAGCGAGTCTGACCACACTTCTGAGAGCGAGTCTGACCACACTGTTGACAGCGAGTCTGACCACACTGTTGAGAGCGAGTCTGACCACACTTCTGAGAGCGAGTCTGACCACACTTCTGAGAGCGAGTCTGACCACACTTCTGAATACACTTCGGAGAGCGACCCTTCATATGAACCATGTAGAGGGACCCAACAACCCAGAAGAAAGAGACCATTGTTTACCTACACGTTGAGAAATAGACAACCAGGGTGCAGCCAAAGTGCACGTGTGCTGAGATCCAGAAAaacggtaaaaaaaataataaaaaaataa